One window of Perca flavescens isolate YP-PL-M2 chromosome 15, PFLA_1.0, whole genome shotgun sequence genomic DNA carries:
- the atp5mf gene encoding ATP synthase F(0) complex subunit f, mitochondrial yields the protein MHFVVIFPSFPAACEPFVPVKMADRPVPVVEKRLMDVKLGELGSWLGGRDFTPNGIISAVRRGHDRYYNKYINVKKGGIGGVAMLLVGYVAMSYLWEYDHIKHDRWRKYH from the exons ATGCACTTTGTCGTTATATTCCCATCATTCCCCGCTGCCTGCGAGCCCTTCGTACCAGTCAAGATGGCGGACAGACCAG TTCCCGTAGTTGAGAAGCGACTGATGGACGTGAAACTGGGCGAGCTGGGGAGCTGGCTCGGAGGGCGAGACTTCACTCCCAATGGCATCATCTCAGCCGTCCGCAGGG GCCACGACAGATACTACAACAAGTACATTAATGTGAAGAAGGGAGGCatcggtggtgtggctatgctGCTGGTTGGCTACGTGGCGATGAGCTACCTGTGGGAATACGACCACATTA AACACGATCGCTGGAGGAAGTACCACTAA